ACGCGGCGCGCAACCACATCGCGCGGCGCAAGCTCAGCGCCTGGCTCATGGGCCATGAAACGCTCGCCATTTTCATCGATCAGCGTCGCGCCTTCACCGCGCACGGCTTCGCTGATCAGCGCCATCGGGCGCGCCGGCCCGTCGAGCGCCGTCGGATGAAACTGGATGAATTCGAGATCGGCGAGCTTCGCCCCGGCGCGCGCCGCAAGCGCGAGCCCCTGTCCAAAGCATCCCGCCGGATTGGTGCTGTCGCGGAACAGCCCGCCGACGCCGCCCGTCGCAATGACGACGCGACTTGTATTGAACGTGATCGCGCGTTGCGTTGCGTCGCAGCCAAGCACGCCGACGATGGCGCCGTCCTCGATGAGTAGCCGGCGCGCCTCGACGCCTTCAAGGATCGTGATCGATAGCGTTCGCCTCGCGGCGTCGATGAGCGCGCGCATGATTTCGCGCCCTGTGGAATCGCCGGCGTGAATGATCCGCCGGCGGCTGTGCGCCGCTTCGAGCCCCAGCCGCAACGCGCCATCGGGCCCACGATCGAAGCGGACGCCAAGCTGCTCCAGCGTCGCGACGGCGCCCGGCCCAGCCTGCGTGGTCCTACGCACGATATCGGGATCGCAAAGCCCGTCGCCGGCGGCGATCGTATCGGCGCCATGGAGATCAGGATCATCATCGTCGCCGGCACAGGCCGCGAGCCCACCCTGCGCCCAGACGCTCGACGCCTCCGTCCCCAGCGGGGCTTTCGACAGCAGCAGGACAGGCTGCGGCGCCATATGCAGCGCCGTCATCAGGCCCGCGACGCCGGCGCCGATGATGGCGGGCCGGTCGTCGCGCGAATGAATGTCACGCATCATATCGCCAGCATCCGTTCGACTGCGCGCCGTGCGCGCTCAGCGACCGCAGGATCAATCGTGACGACATGCTCATTTTTCTCCAGCGCGCTGCGGATGTTCTTCAGCGTGATGCGCTTCATGTGCGGGCAGAGATTGCAGGGGCGGATGAAATCCACCTCGGGATGCTGGACGGCGACATTGTCGCTCATCGAGCATTCGGTCATCAGCACGACGCGCGGCGGCTTTCTCGTCGCGACATAATCGGACATCGCGGCGGTTGAACCTGAGAAGTCGGCGACGGCGACGACGTCAGGCGGACATTCGGGATGGGCGAGGACGGTCACATCAGGGTGATCCTCGCGCAGTTGCCTGATGTCGTCCGCACTGAAGCGCTCATGCACTTCGCAATGGCCTTTCCAGGCGATGATCTCGACATCTGTTTCGGCGGCGACGTTTTGTGCGAGATACTCATCGGGCAACATGATCACGCGCTTCACGCCGAGGGACTCGACAACCGCGCGCGCATTGCCCGAGGTGCAGCAGATGTCGGACTCGGCTTTCACCGCCGCCGACGTGTTCACATAGGTCACGACGGGAACGCCGGGATAACGCTCGCGCATCAGGCGCACATCCGCCGCGGTGATCGATTCCGCGAGCGAACAACCAGCCGCGAGATCGGGAATGAGAACCGTCTTGTCGGGGTTCAGGAGCTTCGCCGTCTCCGCCATGAAATGGACGCCGGCGAGCACGATCACGTTGGCGTCGACCGTCATCGCCTTGCGCGCCAGCGCCAGGCTGTCGCCGACGATGTCGGCGACGCAGTGGAAGATTTCCGGCGTCTGGTAGTTGTGCGCGAGGATGACGGCGTTGCGCCGGCGCTTCAGCTCGAGAATGGCGTCCGCGTCATCGGCGAAAGCAGGCCATTCGATCGGCGGAATGACGCGGCGGACGCGGTCGTAGAGCGGTGCGGTTCTCGCCAGGGCGGGGGATAAGGCGGCCATAATTTATACTCTCTATGAGCATAAGATGGCTTATACTTATCCTGAGTATAAGAGATGTCAAGGCCGGGCGAGCGGAAGTTTGGTTCCGGAGACGGCTCGTTCGGCGAGGACCGTGTGGCGGAACCGGAACAGTTTGGCCGGACGCCCGCCCGTATCGGCGGTGCTGGCGCCGGTTTCCTCGACCAATTCCTGCTGCTCGATCAGTCGGCGGAAATTCTGTTTATGCAGAAGGCGGCCGGCCAGCGCCTCCACGGCGCGCTGAAGCTGCAGCAGCGTGAAGGCAGGCGGCATCAGCTCGAACACCACCGGCCGGTATTTGATCTTGGCGCGCAATCTGGCGACGCCCGTCGCAAGAATTCGGCGATGGTCGCCGGACATCACGCGGCCGGGCAGGAGCGAAGCTTGGGGAACGCGGCCGCCGCGTCGCGCTTCGTCCGTCAACGCCGCCTCATGAAGCAGCTCATAGCGCTGCAGCGTCAGCTCCTCGTTCCAGCTTGCGCCTTCGAGCGCAAAGGCGATCGCAACCCGCCTTCGTCGTTCCTCGCGAAGGCGAACATCGTCGGCCATGTCGGCCCAGGCCAGCAACCGCGGCTTCAACAGGTCTGCGATCAGCGCCGGCGTCCCCGTGCGATGATCCTCCCATGGAAAATATTCGTACCAGTTTCGCCAGCCGGCCTCGCGCGCGCCTTCCTGCGTTTTCTCGCGCGTGAGCCCGAGATAGCTGATCGAGATGATGCGTTGCGCCGTTTCGCTCCTGTCGCGATCGGCGAACGTGTAGAGTTGCTCGAGATAGCCGAGAGGATGATGCGTCTGCTCCTCGACCCAGGCGCGCAAGCCTGTTTGCAGCGAGCGATGACCGAGCTCGAACGGGCCTGAGGGAAGCGCCTGCCCTTCCTCGATCGTCATGACCTGCGGCGCGCCATTCGTCACGGCGACGAGGACCGCGATAAGATCGGCGGCGATCGCGTTGGTCGAACTATGATCGGCGCGGGCGGCCATGGCTAATCCGGGCGCGGCAGGACAAATCTTGATTCTCCAGACAGGCGCTCATTGAAAGGCGAAAGCGCGAAATTTCCAAACGGATGTTATCCGGAAAAGCGCGGCGCTGGCTCGCCCGTCTTCCGCGCGCGATCACGCGCCCAGACGTTTGCCGTCCGGCGCGAAGAGATGGATCGCGGCGGGATCGATCGAGAGCGAGACCTTCTCGCCGGCGGTTGGAAGGAACCGGCCGTCCGCCATCCCGACCAGTTCGTGGCCATGCGCCGTCACAGTGACCTGCGTCGTCGCGCCAAGCGGCTCGGCGATGACGACGGTTCCCGGAAGCGTCACACCGGTTTCCACCTGCGCGTCGCCCTGATGCACGCGAAGGTCATCAGGACGCAAACCCATAACGATGCGCTCGTGCCCGTTGAGCGCGCTTACGCGCTCCGGCGGCGGCGCGATCAAGGTCGCATCGCCGGCTTCGCCGCGCAGCGGCAGCGCGATTCGATCTCCGCTCCGCTCAACCGCGGTTTCCACGAAGTTCATCTTCGGCGTGCCGATGAAACCTGCGACGAACATGGTCGCTGGCGTGTGGAACACGTCGAGCGGCGCGCCGACCTGCTCGATCCGCCCGTCACGCATGATCACGATGCGATCGGCGAGCGTCATGGCTTCGACCTGATCATGGGTGACATAGACGATGGTGGTGCCGATCGTCTGATGCAGGCGCTTGATCTCGGTGCGCACCTGTCCGCGCAACTGCGCGTCGAGATTGGACAGCGGTTCATCGAAGAGAAATATCTCGGGATCGCGCACGATCGCGCGGCCCATGGCGACGCGCTGGCGCTGCCCACCTGAGAGCTCGTGCGGCTTGCGCTCAAGCAGCGCGGCGAGCCCCAGCATCTCCGCCGCCTTGCGCACCTTGACGTCGATCTCGTCCTTCGGCCGCTTCGCCGCGCGCAGGCCGAACGCGATGTTGCGATAGACCGTCATATGCGGATAGAGCGCATAATTCTGGAACACCATGGCGATGTTCCGGTCCTTCGGCTCGATCGTGTTGACGACGCGCTCGCCGATTTTCAGCGTTCCCTGCGTGACGCTTTCGAGACCCGCGATCATGCGCAGCGTCGTCGATTTGCCGCAGCCGGAGGGGCCGACGAGCACGATGAATTCGCCGTCCCTGACGTCGAGATCGATGCCGTGAACGGCCGTCGTCTGGCCGTAACGCTTGACGATGCTTTGAAGCGAAAGGCTGGCCATCGTCAGCTCCGGAAGCGTTCGGCCGCAGCCTTCAGCGTCGCCTCGGCGCGCGCCTGTGCGCCGGCATGTGCGGCAAGCCGCGCGCGCACCGCGTCAGCGCCCTTGCGATAGATCGCGAGACTCTCGGCCAGCGCCGCCGGCGCAGGCCCGCCGGGAAGCGTGCGCACCGAGACGAAATGGTCCGGCGTGACGACGTGGCGGAAGCGCGCCTCAGCAAGGGTTGGCGCGCGCCCGATCTGCTTCTCGAAGATCGCGGAGAAAGTCGCGTAAGGAACGGTCGACAGCGTTTCGCCGCTCGCCTGCATGGCGCGCGCAAGATTGGCGGCGATGTGATGAGCTGCGACGAACGGAATGCGCTCCTCGCGCACCAAAGTGTCCGCAAGCTCCGTGATCGTCGCGAAGGAACGCTCGATGTTCACGCGCGCGCGCTTCTCGTCGATGCTGGCGCTGCGGATCACCCCAACCATCAGTGTCAGCACGCGCTCCGCCATGTCGAGCGCCTCATAACCCTGGCCATGCGTTTCATGTTCGTTGTCGTTCATGTCGGTGAAGGGCGTGTTGTGCAGCGCCGTCAGCACTGCGTCGCAGCGGCCGGCGCAGAGCGACGCCATCAGCCGCATATGCTCGACCGGAACCGGATTGCGCTTCTGCGGCATGATCGAGCTGATCTGCACGAAGCCGTCGGAGAAGCGGAGTTGGCCGACCTCGAACGAGGTCCAGAACGCCATGTCCTGTGCGACGCGGCCGAGATTGAGCGCCAGCACCTTCACCGCCGCGAACAGTCCGGCCGCATAGTCGGCGCCGGCGATGCAGCCATAGGAATTGCGCAGGATGTCCGCGAAACCCAGGAATTCCGCCATGCGTTGGCGGTTGAGCGGAAAGCCTGTTGTCGTGATCGCGGCCGCGCCCATGGGACAGAGATCGAGCACGGCGCGCGCCTGCTCCAGGCGTTCGGCGTCGCGCAGCAAAGTCTCGATGACCGCGCCGAGATAATGGCCATATGTCGAGGGCTGCGCCGGCTGGCCATGGGTGTAGGCGAGAATGATCGTTCCCGCGTCGGCTTCGGCGCGCGCGATCAGCGCTTCGATGAGCTTGGCAAGATGCGTGACGAGCGAATCGACTCGCTCGCGGAATTTCATCTTGAACAGCGCGTGGTCGATGTCGTTGCGCGATCGGCCGGTATGCAGCCGCCCCGCGACTTCAGGCCCGACATGGCGCTTCAACTCGCTCTCCACGAAGAAGAACAGGTCTTCATGTTCGCCAGTGTAGGCGCTCGGGCCTCGCGCCGCGAGATCGCGTTCGGTGGCGTCGAGAGCCGCGAGCAGGGACGAAATCTCCTGCTTCGTCAGCAGACCCTGCTCGGCGAGCATTGTTCCGTGCGCGCGATGCAAGCGAAAGAGATGCGCGAGGTGATGCTCCTGGGCATGGACAAAGGCCGGGCCCAGCACCGTCTCGGCATATTCAGGCGCCGGGAATTTATTGTCGCCGCCCATATGCGCGGACGCCGGTTCAGCTTTCGGAGCGGACATGATCAACCCTTGAGACCCGCGAGCACGACGCCGCGGATGATGTAACGCTGGAAGATGATGAAGACGATAAGCGTCGGCAGCGTTGCGATGGTCGCGCCGGCCATGACGAGCTCCCACGCCGTCAGGTTCTCGCTGGAGAAGGAGGCTAAGCCCACTGGCAATGTGTAGAGCGCGCGGTCGCTGGTGACGATCAGCGGCCAGAGAAACGCTGTCCAGTTGCCGAGGAAGGTGAAGATCGCGAGCGCGGAGAGCGCCGGCGTCACCAGCGGCAGCGCCACCTTGCAGAAAATCGCGAATTCGCCGAGCCCGTCGATACGCGCCGCGTCGATATAGTCGTTCGGAACACCCATGAAGAACTGGCGCATCAGGAACACGCCGAAGCCGGTCATCAGGCCGGGAAACATGATCCCCCAATAGCTGTTCAGCCAGCCGAAATTCTTGGCCATGACATACCAGGGCACCACCAGCATTTCGGTCGGGATCATCAAAGTCGTCAGGATTGCGATGAAGACGATGTTGCGGCCGCGAAACTCGAATTTCGCGAGGGTGTATCCGATCAGCGAGTCGAAGAAGAGCACGGAGAGAGTGACGATCGTGCTGGTGACGAAGGAGTTGAAGAACCAGCGGCCGAACGG
This sequence is a window from Terrirubrum flagellatum. Protein-coding genes within it:
- a CDS encoding L-aspartate oxidase; the encoded protein is MMRDIHSRDDRPAIIGAGVAGLMTALHMAPQPVLLLSKAPLGTEASSVWAQGGLAACAGDDDDPDLHGADTIAAGDGLCDPDIVRRTTQAGPGAVATLEQLGVRFDRGPDGALRLGLEAAHSRRRIIHAGDSTGREIMRALIDAARRTLSITILEGVEARRLLIEDGAIVGVLGCDATQRAITFNTSRVVIATGGVGGLFRDSTNPAGCFGQGLALAARAGAKLADLEFIQFHPTALDGPARPMALISEAVRGEGATLIDENGERFMAHEPGAELAPRDVVARRVWRHLMAGHRVFLDARNAIGAKFPQRFPGIAALCAAAGVDPVAQPIPVRAAQHYHMGGIAVDRSGRASINGLWACGEATSTGLHGANRLASNSLLEAIVAAQWVAESIGGESAKVIRRVSEFAAPPAPDAAPVRPILSRALGVLRNRAGLIDAITALSPLASGGRATADPASVALMMAVAALRREESRGAHARTDFPDHAAAAWRSFLHLDDALADAREITATAAPISMKATA
- the nadA gene encoding quinolinate synthase NadA translates to MAALSPALARTAPLYDRVRRVIPPIEWPAFADDADAILELKRRRNAVILAHNYQTPEIFHCVADIVGDSLALARKAMTVDANVIVLAGVHFMAETAKLLNPDKTVLIPDLAAGCSLAESITAADVRLMRERYPGVPVVTYVNTSAAVKAESDICCTSGNARAVVESLGVKRVIMLPDEYLAQNVAAETDVEIIAWKGHCEVHERFSADDIRQLREDHPDVTVLAHPECPPDVVAVADFSGSTAAMSDYVATRKPPRVVLMTECSMSDNVAVQHPEVDFIRPCNLCPHMKRITLKNIRSALEKNEHVVTIDPAVAERARRAVERMLAI
- a CDS encoding NUDIX hydrolase, with translation MAARADHSSTNAIAADLIAVLVAVTNGAPQVMTIEEGQALPSGPFELGHRSLQTGLRAWVEEQTHHPLGYLEQLYTFADRDRSETAQRIISISYLGLTREKTQEGAREAGWRNWYEYFPWEDHRTGTPALIADLLKPRLLAWADMADDVRLREERRRRVAIAFALEGASWNEELTLQRYELLHEAALTDEARRGGRVPQASLLPGRVMSGDHRRILATGVARLRAKIKYRPVVFELMPPAFTLLQLQRAVEALAGRLLHKQNFRRLIEQQELVEETGASTADTGGRPAKLFRFRHTVLAERAVSGTKLPLARP
- a CDS encoding sn-glycerol-3-phosphate ABC transporter ATP-binding protein UgpC, producing the protein MASLSLQSIVKRYGQTTAVHGIDLDVRDGEFIVLVGPSGCGKSTTLRMIAGLESVTQGTLKIGERVVNTIEPKDRNIAMVFQNYALYPHMTVYRNIAFGLRAAKRPKDEIDVKVRKAAEMLGLAALLERKPHELSGGQRQRVAMGRAIVRDPEIFLFDEPLSNLDAQLRGQVRTEIKRLHQTIGTTIVYVTHDQVEAMTLADRIVIMRDGRIEQVGAPLDVFHTPATMFVAGFIGTPKMNFVETAVERSGDRIALPLRGEAGDATLIAPPPERVSALNGHERIVMGLRPDDLRVHQGDAQVETGVTLPGTVVIAEPLGATTQVTVTAHGHELVGMADGRFLPTAGEKVSLSIDPAAIHLFAPDGKRLGA
- the argH gene encoding argininosuccinate lyase: MSAPKAEPASAHMGGDNKFPAPEYAETVLGPAFVHAQEHHLAHLFRLHRAHGTMLAEQGLLTKQEISSLLAALDATERDLAARGPSAYTGEHEDLFFFVESELKRHVGPEVAGRLHTGRSRNDIDHALFKMKFRERVDSLVTHLAKLIEALIARAEADAGTIILAYTHGQPAQPSTYGHYLGAVIETLLRDAERLEQARAVLDLCPMGAAAITTTGFPLNRQRMAEFLGFADILRNSYGCIAGADYAAGLFAAVKVLALNLGRVAQDMAFWTSFEVGQLRFSDGFVQISSIMPQKRNPVPVEHMRLMASLCAGRCDAVLTALHNTPFTDMNDNEHETHGQGYEALDMAERVLTLMVGVIRSASIDEKRARVNIERSFATITELADTLVREERIPFVAAHHIAANLARAMQASGETLSTVPYATFSAIFEKQIGRAPTLAEARFRHVVTPDHFVSVRTLPGGPAPAALAESLAIYRKGADAVRARLAAHAGAQARAEATLKAAAERFRS
- a CDS encoding carbohydrate ABC transporter permease encodes the protein MSAIPFDDGQSWRTRLAASPGWIVIWTLLVIGAIVMMTPLLYMIATSLKQPHEVFEVNIIPHEPTFENYTYIFQNSPFGRWFFNSFVTSTIVTLSVLFFDSLIGYTLAKFEFRGRNIVFIAILTTLMIPTEMLVVPWYVMAKNFGWLNSYWGIMFPGLMTGFGVFLMRQFFMGVPNDYIDAARIDGLGEFAIFCKVALPLVTPALSALAIFTFLGNWTAFLWPLIVTSDRALYTLPVGLASFSSENLTAWELVMAGATIATLPTLIVFIIFQRYIIRGVVLAGLKG